A part of Pseudomonas sp. MYb118 genomic DNA contains:
- a CDS encoding winged helix-turn-helix domain-containing protein → MPATLSFSIKQARRLALAAQGFNGRQSPAVVKAAQVNRLIERLGLLQIDSVNALVRSHYLPLFSRLGHYSSDVLDQAAWSSGRRRTLFEYWGHEASLLPLSMYPLMRWRMQRASRGEDIYQQLARFGREQQDTIRRVMASVQELGALGAGSLSTRQERAGPWWDWSAEKHALEWLFAAGEVTVAGRRGFERLYDLPERVIPAAILGQPLLSEEEAQRGLLLHAANALGVATEKDLRDYFRLNPGDARPRLAELVEAGQLQLCQVKGWQQVAYCLPEPKVPRKVEASALLSPFDSLIWERSRTERLFDFRYRLEIYTPQDKRVYGYYVLPFLHNERIAARVDLRAERAQGRLAVHAVHEEEPGLDEEGMWALAVNLRRMADWLGLERVQLNCVRVSADRLRGPLAGVEGV, encoded by the coding sequence ATGCCCGCAACGCTGTCCTTTTCCATCAAACAGGCTCGCCGCCTGGCGCTGGCCGCCCAAGGGTTCAACGGGCGCCAGTCGCCGGCGGTGGTCAAGGCCGCTCAGGTCAATCGCCTGATCGAACGCCTGGGCCTGCTGCAGATCGACTCGGTCAATGCGCTGGTGCGTTCGCACTACCTTCCGCTGTTTTCCCGTCTTGGCCATTATTCTTCCGACGTGCTCGACCAGGCTGCCTGGAGTTCCGGACGACGTCGTACGTTGTTCGAGTACTGGGGCCACGAAGCCTCGCTGCTGCCGCTGTCGATGTACCCGCTGATGCGCTGGCGCATGCAGCGTGCGAGCCGTGGCGAAGACATCTATCAGCAACTGGCGCGTTTCGGGCGCGAGCAGCAGGACACGATTCGTCGGGTCATGGCCTCGGTGCAGGAGCTTGGCGCACTGGGCGCCGGCAGCCTGTCGACCCGCCAGGAGCGGGCCGGCCCCTGGTGGGACTGGAGCGCGGAAAAACATGCGCTGGAATGGCTGTTCGCTGCCGGCGAGGTAACTGTGGCTGGGCGGCGCGGTTTCGAGCGCCTGTACGATCTGCCCGAGCGAGTGATCCCCGCGGCCATCCTTGGGCAACCACTGCTCAGTGAAGAAGAGGCGCAACGCGGGCTGTTGCTGCATGCCGCCAATGCCCTGGGCGTGGCGACCGAGAAAGACCTGCGCGACTACTTTCGCCTCAACCCTGGCGATGCGCGCCCGCGCCTGGCCGAGCTGGTGGAGGCGGGCCAGTTGCAGCTTTGCCAGGTGAAGGGATGGCAGCAGGTGGCGTATTGCCTGCCAGAGCCCAAAGTGCCGCGCAAGGTTGAAGCCAGCGCTTTGCTGTCGCCCTTCGACTCATTGATCTGGGAGCGCAGCCGCACCGAGCGGTTGTTCGATTTCCGTTACCGGCTGGAGATCTACACGCCCCAGGACAAGCGGGTCTATGGCTATTACGTGTTGCCGTTCCTGCACAACGAACGGATCGCCGCCCGGGTGGATCTGCGCGCAGAGCGGGCCCAGGGGCGTCTGGCGGTACATGCCGTGCACGAGGAAGAGCCGGGGCTGGACGAGGAGGGGATGTGGGCGCTGGCGGTGAATTTGCGGCGCATGGCCGATTGGCTGGGGTTGGAGCGGGTGCAGTTGAATTGTGTGCGGGTGAGTGCGGATCGGTTGCGGGGGCCATTGGCTGGGGTTGAAGGTGTTTGA
- a CDS encoding class II 3-deoxy-7-phosphoheptulonate synthase, which yields MSQPWSPDSWRALPIQQQPLYPDAAHLRQVEQTLASYPPLVFAGEARELRRQFAEVTQGRAFLLQGGDCAESFAEFSAAKIRDTFKVLLQMAIVMTFAAGCPVVKVGRMAGQFAKPRSANDETIDGVTLPAYRGDIVNGIGFDEKSRVPDPERLLQSYHQSTATLNLLRAFAQGGFADLHQVHKWNLDFIANSALAEKYSHLADRIDETLAFMRACGMDSSPQLRETSFFTAHEALLLNYEEAFVRRDSLTNDYYDCSAHMLWIGDRTRQLDGAHVEFLRGVNNPIGVKVGPSMNPDDLVRLIDVLNPDNDPGRLNLIARMGANKVGDHLPALIRAVQREGKQVLWSSDPMHGNTIKASSGYKTRDFAQILGEVKQFFQVHEAEGSYAGGIHIEMTGQNVTECIGGARPITEDGLSDRYHTHCDPRMNADQSLELAFLIAETLKQVRR from the coding sequence ATGAGCCAACCCTGGAGCCCTGACAGCTGGCGCGCCCTGCCGATCCAGCAACAACCCCTCTACCCCGACGCCGCGCACCTGCGCCAGGTCGAGCAGACCCTGGCCAGCTACCCGCCACTGGTGTTTGCCGGGGAAGCCCGGGAATTGCGTCGTCAGTTCGCCGAGGTGACCCAGGGTCGCGCCTTCCTGTTGCAGGGCGGCGACTGCGCCGAAAGCTTCGCCGAGTTCTCCGCCGCGAAAATCCGCGACACCTTCAAGGTGCTGCTGCAAATGGCCATCGTCATGACCTTCGCCGCCGGCTGCCCCGTGGTCAAGGTCGGACGCATGGCGGGCCAGTTCGCCAAGCCGCGTTCGGCCAATGACGAAACCATCGACGGCGTGACCCTGCCGGCCTACCGTGGCGACATCGTCAACGGCATCGGCTTCGACGAAAAAAGCCGCGTGCCGGACCCGGAGCGCCTGCTGCAGTCCTATCACCAGTCCACCGCCACCCTGAACCTGCTGCGCGCCTTCGCCCAAGGCGGTTTTGCCGACCTGCACCAGGTGCACAAGTGGAACCTGGACTTCATCGCCAACTCCGCGCTGGCCGAGAAGTACAGTCACCTGGCCGACCGCATCGACGAAACCCTGGCCTTCATGCGCGCCTGCGGCATGGACAGCTCGCCACAACTGCGTGAAACCAGTTTCTTCACCGCCCACGAAGCGTTGCTGCTGAACTACGAAGAAGCCTTCGTACGTCGCGACAGCCTGACCAACGACTACTACGATTGCTCGGCACACATGCTGTGGATCGGCGACCGCACCCGCCAGCTCGACGGTGCCCACGTCGAATTCCTGCGCGGGGTGAACAACCCGATCGGGGTCAAGGTCGGCCCGAGCATGAACCCCGACGACCTGGTCCGCCTGATCGACGTGCTCAACCCCGACAACGATCCCGGCCGCCTGAACCTGATCGCGCGGATGGGCGCGAACAAGGTCGGCGATCACCTGCCGGCACTGATCCGCGCGGTGCAGCGTGAAGGCAAGCAGGTGCTGTGGAGCTCGGACCCGATGCACGGCAACACCATCAAGGCCAGCAGCGGCTACAAGACCCGCGACTTTGCGCAGATCCTCGGTGAGGTGAAGCAGTTCTTCCAGGTGCACGAGGCTGAAGGCAGCTACGCCGGCGGGATTCACATCGAGATGACCGGGCAGAACGTCACAGAATGCATCGGTGGTGCGCGGCCGATTACCGAGGATGGTTTGTCGGACCGTTACCACACCCATTGCGATCCGCGGATGAATGCGGATCAGTCGCTGGAGTTGGCGTTTTTGATTGCCGAGACGTTGAAGCAGGTTCGGCGGTAG
- a CDS encoding spermidine synthase — MTEERVEHLLAEVQDEFGVIRVLEVADYRFLEFGEAIEQSCVFTADPSWLEYDYTRAMLIGALCHEQPESALFLGLGAGTLTQACLKFLPLEDVEAIELRPDVPRLAIEYLGLDDDPRLYIRVGDALELLETAEPADLIFVDLYTDVGPGVGHLAWSFLGDCQKRLNPGGWLVINQWATDDGKPLGAALLRGLYHRHYWELPVKEGNVILIVPSELDQALDMDGLVARAEALAPRLGYSLESLIKAIRPAT, encoded by the coding sequence ATGACTGAGGAGCGCGTCGAGCATCTGCTCGCCGAGGTACAGGACGAGTTTGGCGTGATTCGCGTGCTGGAAGTGGCCGATTACCGTTTTCTCGAGTTCGGTGAGGCCATCGAACAGAGCTGTGTATTCACCGCCGACCCGAGCTGGCTCGAATACGATTACACCCGGGCGATGCTGATCGGCGCGTTGTGCCATGAACAACCGGAAAGCGCGCTGTTCCTCGGGCTTGGGGCCGGCACCCTGACCCAGGCCTGCCTGAAGTTCCTGCCGCTGGAAGACGTCGAAGCCATCGAGCTGCGCCCGGACGTGCCGCGCCTGGCCATCGAATACCTGGGGCTGGATGACGACCCGCGCCTGTACATCCGCGTCGGCGATGCCCTGGAGTTGCTGGAAACCGCCGAGCCTGCGGACCTGATTTTCGTTGACCTGTATACCGACGTCGGGCCGGGCGTCGGGCACCTGGCCTGGAGTTTCCTCGGTGACTGCCAGAAACGCCTCAATCCGGGCGGCTGGCTGGTGATCAACCAGTGGGCCACCGACGATGGCAAGCCGCTGGGCGCGGCGCTGCTGCGCGGGCTGTATCACCGGCATTACTGGGAGCTGCCGGTGAAGGAGGGCAATGTGATCCTGATCGTACCGTCGGAGCTGGACCAGGCGCTGGACATGGACGGCCTGGTTGCCCGGGCCGAAGCGTTGGCGCCGCGGTTGGGGTATTCGTTGGAGTCGTTGATCAAGGCGATTCGGCCGGCTACATAA
- a CDS encoding crotonase/enoyl-CoA hydratase family protein has protein sequence MNQPARSRVTRERQGHILLIGLDRVAKRNAFDLDLLNELSLAYGELEADREARVAVVFGHGEHFTAGLDLLSASAELAKGWQAPPGGCDPWGVFAGPRVSKPVIVAAQGYCLTIGIELMLAADINLCASNTRFAQKEVQRGIFPFGGATLRLHQVAGWGNAMRWLLTGDEFDAHEALHLGLVQEVMASEDLLPRAIELAQRIARQAPLGVQATLMSARQARYEGETVAAQGLPALAKKLLESEDAREGVRSMVERRDGVFKGV, from the coding sequence ATGAATCAGCCCGCCCGCAGTCGCGTCACCCGTGAACGCCAAGGCCACATCCTGTTGATCGGTCTCGACCGGGTGGCCAAGCGCAACGCTTTCGACCTCGATCTGCTCAACGAACTGAGCCTGGCCTACGGCGAACTCGAGGCCGACCGCGAAGCGCGGGTGGCGGTGGTATTCGGCCATGGCGAGCACTTCACCGCCGGCCTCGACCTGCTCAGCGCCAGCGCCGAACTGGCCAAGGGCTGGCAGGCACCGCCCGGCGGCTGCGACCCGTGGGGCGTTTTCGCCGGGCCCCGGGTCAGCAAGCCGGTGATCGTCGCCGCGCAGGGCTACTGCCTGACCATCGGCATCGAGCTGATGCTGGCCGCCGACATCAACCTGTGCGCGAGCAACACCCGCTTTGCCCAGAAAGAAGTGCAGCGCGGGATCTTCCCGTTCGGCGGTGCCACCCTGCGTCTGCATCAGGTGGCGGGCTGGGGCAATGCCATGCGCTGGCTTTTGACCGGTGACGAGTTCGATGCGCACGAAGCATTGCACCTGGGGCTGGTGCAGGAAGTCATGGCCAGCGAAGACCTGTTGCCTCGCGCCATTGAATTGGCGCAACGCATTGCACGGCAGGCGCCGCTGGGGGTGCAGGCGACGTTGATGTCGGCGCGGCAGGCGCGTTATGAGGGTGAGACGGTGGCGGCGCAGGGGTTGCCGGCGTTGGCCAAGAAGCTGCTGGAAAGCGAGGATGCCCGGGAGGGGGTGCGGTCGATGGTGGAGCGGCGGGATGGGGTGTTCAAGGGGGTTTAG
- a CDS encoding DEAD/DEAH box helicase, with product MTQEIGGFAALELHPNIVAAVVATGYEEPSAIQQQSIPIILAGHDMIGQAQTGTGKTAAFALPILHRIDPSKREPQALILAPTRELALQVATAFETYAKQMPGVTVVAVYGGAPMGPQLKAIRNGAQIVVATPGRLCDHLRRDEKVLQTVNHLVLDEADEMLKLGFMDDLEVIFKAMPETRQTVLFSATLPQSIRAIAERHLRDPKHVKIQSKTQTVTAIEQAHLLVHADQKTSAVLSLLEVEDFDALIMFVRTKQATLDLASALEAKGYKAAALNGDIAQNQRERVIDSLKDGRLDIVVATDVAARGLDVPRITHVFNVDMPYDPESYVHRIGRTGRAGREGRALLLVTPRERRMLQVIERVTGQKVAEVRLPDAQAVLDARIKKLTNSLSPLVADAESTHGDLLDRLTADIGCSPRALAAALLRKATNGQALNLAAIEKERPLVPNNTPRGDRPERSGDRPERGDRERRAPMPLAEGRARCRTALGARDGIAAKNLLGAILNEGGLAREAIGRIQVRDSFSLVELPEDGLEKLLTKLKDTRVAGKQLKLRRYRED from the coding sequence ATGACCCAGGAAATCGGCGGCTTCGCCGCTCTTGAACTTCATCCCAATATTGTCGCTGCAGTAGTCGCTACCGGCTATGAAGAGCCTTCGGCCATTCAGCAGCAGTCGATCCCGATCATCCTCGCCGGTCACGATATGATTGGTCAGGCGCAAACCGGTACCGGTAAAACCGCCGCTTTCGCCCTGCCTATCCTGCACCGCATTGATCCGTCCAAGCGCGAGCCGCAAGCTCTGATCCTGGCCCCAACTCGTGAGTTGGCGCTGCAAGTTGCAACCGCTTTCGAAACCTACGCCAAGCAAATGCCGGGCGTAACTGTTGTGGCTGTCTACGGCGGCGCGCCGATGGGCCCACAATTGAAAGCAATCCGTAATGGCGCACAGATCGTTGTCGCCACTCCGGGCCGTCTGTGCGACCACCTGCGTCGCGACGAAAAAGTGCTGCAGACCGTGAACCACCTGGTCCTCGACGAAGCAGACGAAATGCTCAAGCTGGGCTTCATGGACGACCTGGAAGTCATCTTCAAGGCCATGCCGGAAACCCGTCAGACCGTATTGTTCTCGGCTACTTTGCCGCAGTCGATCCGTGCCATCGCCGAGCGTCACCTGCGCGATCCGAAGCACGTGAAGATCCAGAGCAAGACCCAGACCGTCACCGCGATCGAACAGGCTCACCTGCTGGTTCACGCCGACCAGAAGACTTCTGCCGTTCTCAGCCTGCTGGAAGTGGAAGACTTCGACGCGCTGATCATGTTCGTGCGCACCAAGCAAGCCACCCTGGACCTGGCCAGCGCGCTGGAAGCCAAAGGCTACAAAGCCGCTGCGCTGAACGGTGACATTGCCCAGAACCAGCGTGAGCGCGTGATCGACTCCCTCAAGGATGGCCGCCTGGACATCGTTGTGGCGACCGACGTTGCCGCTCGTGGCCTGGACGTTCCGCGCATCACCCACGTGTTCAACGTGGACATGCCGTACGATCCGGAATCCTACGTTCACCGTATCGGCCGTACCGGCCGTGCCGGTCGCGAAGGCCGTGCGCTGCTGCTGGTGACTCCACGTGAGCGCCGCATGCTGCAAGTGATCGAGCGTGTGACCGGTCAGAAGGTTGCCGAGGTTCGCCTGCCGGACGCTCAAGCCGTTCTCGATGCCCGCATCAAGAAACTGACCAACAGCCTGTCGCCGCTGGTGGCTGACGCCGAATCGACCCACGGTGATCTGCTCGATCGCCTGACCGCCGACATCGGTTGCAGCCCGCGTGCCCTGGCCGCGGCCCTGCTGCGCAAGGCTACCAACGGTCAAGCACTGAACCTGGCCGCTATCGAGAAAGAGCGTCCGCTGGTACCGAACAACACCCCGCGTGGTGATCGTCCAGAGCGTTCCGGTGACCGTCCTGAGCGTGGTGACCGCGAGCGTCGCGCACCGATGCCGCTGGCCGAAGGTCGTGCTCGTTGCCGTACCGCGCTGGGCGCGCGTGACGGTATCGCCGCGAAGAACCTGCTGGGCGCCATCCTCAACGAAGGTGGCCTGGCGCGTGAAGCCATCGGTCGCATCCAGGTGCGTGACAGCTTCAGCCTCGTCGAGCTGCCGGAAGATGGTCTGGAGAAGTTGCTGACCAAGCTGAAGGACACCCGCGTGGCTGGCAAGCAGTTGAAGCTGCGTCGCTACCGCGAAGATTGA
- a CDS encoding M18 family aminopeptidase, giving the protein MREELNQGLIDFLKASPTPFHATASLVKRLEAAGYQRLDEREPWNTEANGRYYVTRNDSSIVAIKMGRHSALHGGIRMVGAHTDSPCLRVKPQPELQRQGFWQLGVEVYGGALLAPWFDRDLSLAGRVTFRRDGKVESQLIDFKAPIAIIPNLAIHLNREANMGWAINAQTELPPVLAQFAGDERVDFRAVLTNQLALEHGLNADVVLDYELSFYDTQSAAVIGLNGDFIAGARLDNLLSCYAGLQALLNADSEETCVLVCNDHEEVGSCSACGADGPMLEQTLRRLLPEGDEFVRTIQKSLLVSADNAHGVHPNYADKHDANHGPKLNAGPVIKVNSNQRYATNSETAGFFRHLCMAEEVPVQSFVVRSDMGCGSTIGPITASHLGVRTVDIGLPTFAMHSIRELCGSHDLAHLVKVLSAFYASQELP; this is encoded by the coding sequence ATGCGCGAAGAGTTGAACCAAGGCCTGATCGACTTCCTCAAGGCCTCCCCTACCCCCTTTCATGCCACTGCCAGCCTCGTGAAGCGCCTGGAGGCGGCGGGCTATCAGCGCCTCGACGAGCGCGAGCCCTGGAACACCGAAGCCAACGGCCGTTACTACGTCACCCGCAATGACTCCTCGATCGTTGCCATCAAGATGGGCCGTCATTCGGCGTTGCACGGCGGTATTCGCATGGTCGGCGCGCACACCGACAGCCCGTGCCTGCGGGTCAAGCCGCAGCCGGAGCTGCAACGCCAGGGTTTCTGGCAACTGGGCGTCGAAGTCTACGGCGGCGCGCTGCTGGCGCCGTGGTTCGACCGCGACCTGTCCCTGGCCGGCCGCGTGACCTTCCGCCGCGACGGCAAGGTCGAGAGCCAGTTGATCGACTTCAAGGCACCGATCGCGATCATTCCCAACCTGGCCATTCACCTCAACCGTGAAGCCAACATGGGCTGGGCCATCAACGCCCAGACCGAGCTGCCACCGGTGCTCGCGCAATTTGCCGGTGACGAGCGCGTGGACTTCCGCGCCGTGCTCACCAACCAGCTGGCGCTGGAGCACGGCCTGAACGCCGACGTGGTGCTCGACTACGAGCTGAGTTTCTACGACACCCAGAGCGCAGCGGTCATCGGCCTCAATGGCGACTTCATCGCCGGCGCGCGCCTGGACAACCTGCTGTCGTGCTACGCCGGCCTGCAGGCCCTGCTGAACGCCGACAGCGAAGAAACCTGCGTGCTGGTGTGCAACGACCACGAAGAGGTCGGTTCCTGCTCCGCCTGTGGCGCCGACGGGCCGATGCTCGAACAGACCCTGCGCCGCCTGCTGCCTGAAGGTGACGAATTCGTACGCACCATCCAGAAGTCGCTGCTGGTGTCGGCCGACAACGCCCACGGTGTGCACCCCAACTACGCCGACAAGCACGACGCCAACCACGGCCCGAAACTCAACGCCGGCCCGGTGATCAAGGTCAACAGCAACCAGCGCTACGCCACCAACAGCGAAACCGCCGGGTTCTTCCGCCACCTGTGCATGGCCGAGGAAGTGCCGGTACAAAGCTTCGTGGTGCGCAGCGACATGGGTTGCGGCTCGACCATCGGCCCGATCACCGCCAGCCACCTGGGCGTGCGCACCGTGGACATCGGCCTGCCGACGTTCGCCATGCACTCGATCCGCGAGCTGTGCGGCAGCCACGACCTGGCGCATCTGGTGAAGGTGTTGAGCGCGTTTTATGCGAGTCAGGAGTTGCCGTAA
- a CDS encoding RluA family pseudouridine synthase, whose protein sequence is MPLSNIRIIHQDAAVLVVDKPTLLLSVPGRADDNKDCLITRLQENGYPEARIVHRLDWETSGIILLARDADTHRELSRQFHDRETEKAYTALCWGQPELDSGSIDLPLRYDPPTKPRHVVDHEQGKHALTFWRVLERCGDWCRVELTPITGRSHQLRVHMLSIGHPLLGDGLYAHEQALAAWPRLCLHASMLSFTHPQTGERLRFECPAPF, encoded by the coding sequence ATGCCGCTGTCCAACATCCGCATCATCCATCAGGACGCCGCCGTATTGGTGGTGGATAAACCGACCCTGCTGCTTTCCGTGCCCGGCCGGGCCGATGACAACAAGGACTGCCTGATCACCCGCCTGCAGGAAAACGGTTACCCCGAAGCCCGCATCGTCCATCGCCTGGACTGGGAAACCTCGGGCATCATCCTGCTGGCCCGCGATGCGGACACCCATCGCGAGCTGTCCCGGCAGTTTCACGACCGCGAAACCGAAAAGGCCTACACCGCACTGTGCTGGGGCCAACCGGAACTGGACAGCGGCAGCATCGACCTGCCCCTGCGCTACGACCCACCGACCAAACCGCGCCACGTGGTGGACCACGAGCAGGGCAAACACGCCCTGACCTTCTGGCGGGTGCTGGAGCGCTGCGGCGACTGGTGTCGCGTCGAGCTGACCCCCATCACCGGGCGCTCGCACCAGCTGCGCGTGCACATGCTCTCCATCGGTCACCCACTGCTGGGGGACGGGCTGTACGCCCACGAACAGGCCCTGGCCGCCTGGCCACGGCTGTGCCTGCACGCCAGCATGCTCAGCTTCACCCACCCCCAGACCGGGGAGCGCCTGCGCTTCGAGTGCCCGGCACCGTTCTGA
- the minE gene encoding cell division topological specificity factor MinE, which translates to MNLFDFFRANKKQSTASVAKERLQIIVAHERGQRSTPDYLPALQKELVEVIRKYVNIGSDDVHVALENQGSCSILELNITLPDR; encoded by the coding sequence ATGAACCTATTTGACTTCTTTCGTGCCAACAAAAAGCAAAGCACCGCGTCGGTAGCGAAAGAGCGTCTACAGATCATCGTGGCGCACGAACGCGGCCAACGCAGCACCCCGGACTACCTGCCCGCCTTGCAGAAGGAGCTGGTGGAGGTGATCCGCAAGTACGTCAATATCGGGTCCGATGACGTGCATGTCGCCTTGGAAAACCAGGGTAGCTGCTCGATTCTGGAACTCAATATCACCCTGCCAGATCGCTGA
- the minD gene encoding septum site-determining protein MinD codes for MAKILVVTSGKGGVGKTTTSAAIGTGLALRGHKTVIVDFDVGLRNLDLIMGCERRVVYDFVNVVNGEANLQQALIKDKRLENLYVLAASQTRDKDALTVEGVEKVLMQLKEDFEFVVCDSPAGIEKGAHLAMYFADEAIVVTNPEVSSVRDSDRMLGLLASKSRRAERGEEQIKEHLLITRYHPERVSKGEMLGVEDVKEILSVSLLGVIPESQAVLKASNQGVPVILDDQSDAGQAYSDTVDRLLGKTVDHRFLEVQRKGWFERLFGGN; via the coding sequence TTGGCCAAGATTCTCGTGGTTACATCCGGCAAGGGTGGTGTGGGTAAGACCACCACCAGTGCTGCTATCGGTACCGGCCTCGCACTGCGCGGCCACAAGACAGTGATCGTCGACTTCGACGTCGGCCTGCGTAACCTCGACCTGATCATGGGTTGCGAGCGTCGCGTGGTGTACGACTTCGTCAACGTGGTCAATGGCGAAGCCAACCTGCAACAGGCGCTGATCAAAGACAAGCGCCTGGAAAACCTCTACGTCCTGGCCGCCAGCCAGACCCGCGACAAAGACGCACTGACCGTCGAAGGCGTGGAAAAAGTCCTGATGCAACTCAAGGAAGACTTCGAGTTCGTGGTCTGCGACTCCCCGGCGGGCATCGAGAAAGGCGCCCACCTGGCCATGTACTTCGCTGACGAAGCGATCGTCGTGACCAACCCGGAAGTGTCCTCGGTCCGTGACTCCGACCGCATGCTCGGCCTGCTGGCCAGCAAGTCCCGTCGCGCCGAACGCGGCGAAGAGCAGATCAAGGAACACCTGCTGATCACCCGCTACCATCCGGAGCGCGTGAGCAAAGGCGAAATGCTCGGCGTCGAAGACGTCAAGGAAATCCTCTCGGTGAGCCTGCTCGGCGTGATCCCTGAATCCCAGGCAGTGCTCAAGGCCTCCAACCAGGGCGTGCCAGTGATCCTCGACGACCAGAGCGATGCCGGCCAGGCCTACAGCGATACCGTCGACCGCCTGCTGGGCAAGACCGTCGATCATCGATTCCTTGAAGTCCAGCGCAAGGGCTGGTTCGAGCGCCTGTTTGGAGGGAACTAA
- the minC gene encoding septum site-determining protein MinC, whose protein sequence is MSQTESQDQDPVFQLKGSMLAITVLELARNDLDSLDRQLAAKVAQAPGFFSNAPLVLALDKLPAGEGTVDLPGLMRICRQHGLRTLAIRASRIEDIAAAIAVDLPVLPPSGARERALEPQEVAVAKKPEKPPEPSIKPTKVITSPVRGGQQIYAQGSDLVVISSVSPGAELLADGNIHVYGAMRGRVLAGVKGDTKARIFCQQMTAELVSIAGHYKVSEDLRRDPLWGSGVQVSLSGDVLNIIRL, encoded by the coding sequence ATGAGCCAAACCGAATCGCAAGACCAGGATCCCGTGTTCCAGTTGAAGGGCAGCATGCTCGCCATCACCGTGCTGGAGCTGGCCCGCAACGACCTCGACAGCCTCGATCGGCAACTGGCCGCCAAAGTGGCCCAGGCGCCCGGCTTCTTCAGTAACGCGCCCCTGGTCCTGGCGCTGGACAAACTGCCGGCCGGCGAAGGCACCGTCGACCTGCCAGGCCTGATGCGCATCTGCCGCCAGCACGGCCTGCGCACCCTGGCGATCCGCGCCAGCCGCATCGAGGACATCGCTGCCGCGATTGCCGTCGACCTGCCGGTCCTGCCGCCCTCCGGCGCCCGTGAGCGCGCGCTGGAACCCCAGGAAGTCGCCGTGGCGAAGAAACCGGAAAAACCGCCGGAACCTTCGATCAAACCGACCAAAGTCATCACTTCGCCAGTACGTGGCGGCCAGCAGATCTACGCCCAGGGCAGCGACCTGGTGGTGATCTCGTCGGTCAGTCCGGGGGCGGAACTTCTCGCCGATGGCAACATCCATGTATACGGCGCGATGCGCGGCCGGGTATTGGCCGGCGTGAAGGGCGATACCAAGGCCAGGATTTTCTGTCAGCAGATGACCGCTGAACTGGTCTCCATCGCCGGCCACTACAAGGTTTCGGAAGATCTGCGCCGCGATCCTTTATGGGGTTCGGGAGTTCAGGTCAGCCTGTCGGGCGACGTGTTGAACATCATTCGGCTTTAA
- a CDS encoding lipid A biosynthesis lauroyl acyltransferase gives MDRPSFQKKFLMPRFWPLWCGLGLLWLIVQLPYPTLLFIGRALGAVMYRLAGDRKAIARRNLELCFPEKSAAERKRLLKENFASTGIAFFEMAMSWWWSRERLAKLAHVEGLEHLQKAQREGKGVILMAVHFTTLEIGAALLGQQHTIDGMYREHKNPLFDYIQRNGRERHNLDSLAVEREDVRGMLKLLRAGRAIWYAPDQDYGAKQSVFVPLFGIQAATVTATSKFARLGKALVVPFTQERLADGSGYRLVIHPPLEGFPGETEEEDCLRINQWVEGVLRECPEQYLWAHRRFKSRPPGEPKLYAKRR, from the coding sequence ATGGATCGCCCGAGTTTTCAAAAAAAATTTCTGATGCCGCGTTTCTGGCCACTGTGGTGTGGGCTGGGGCTGTTGTGGCTGATCGTTCAATTGCCGTACCCGACGTTGCTGTTCATCGGCCGCGCGCTGGGCGCCGTCATGTATCGCCTGGCGGGTGACCGCAAGGCCATCGCTCGGCGCAATCTGGAGCTGTGTTTCCCGGAAAAATCCGCCGCCGAGCGCAAGCGCCTGCTCAAGGAAAACTTCGCCTCCACCGGCATCGCTTTCTTTGAAATGGCCATGAGCTGGTGGTGGTCGCGCGAACGCCTGGCCAAACTCGCCCATGTCGAAGGCCTGGAACATCTGCAAAAAGCCCAGCGCGAAGGCAAGGGCGTGATCCTGATGGCCGTGCACTTCACCACCCTGGAAATCGGTGCGGCGCTGCTGGGGCAGCAGCACACCATCGACGGCATGTACCGCGAGCACAAAAACCCGCTGTTCGATTACATCCAGCGCAACGGCCGCGAGCGTCACAACCTCGATTCCCTGGCCGTGGAGCGTGAGGACGTACGCGGCATGCTCAAGTTGCTGCGTGCGGGGCGCGCGATCTGGTACGCGCCGGACCAGGACTACGGCGCCAAGCAGAGCGTGTTCGTGCCGCTGTTCGGCATCCAGGCCGCGACCGTGACCGCTACCAGCAAGTTCGCCCGGCTGGGCAAGGCGCTGGTGGTGCCGTTCACCCAGGAGCGCCTGGCGGACGGCAGCGGCTATCGCCTGGTGATTCACCCGCCGCTGGAAGGCTTCCCCGGCGAAACCGAGGAAGAAGACTGCCTGCGCATCAACCAGTGGGTCGAAGGCGTGTTGCGTGAATGCCCGGAGCAATACCTCTGGGCCCACCGCCGCTTCAAGAGCCGCCCACCGGGCGAGCCCAAACTCTACGCCAAACGCCGCTAA